The DNA region AcatccccttctctctctctgaaaggCCACCtatgttttgaaatgaaaaaaagtacaACACTGCAAAAATGGCATATACATTTTGGAGTTATTTAAGTTATTAGATATATCTGAAGTATTTGAAAtattgactgtgtgtttgttgctcCTGCTAGGAGAGGACTGCTGACAATATACATGACAAATCTTGTAAGAgcttttctgtttatttaaacatatttttgttgtatGTAACATACACATAACATACACATAACGTACATGTAACAGAGTGTTCTTGTTTTTAGGCCACTGAGACCTTATTCCGTATGGCAGTGACAAGAGGGCTCATCAAACCCATTAAACACGGCGAGGtaagaggagagggaggttTGGCCGAGCTGAAAGTGAATTAAACTATTTGCTACAGAAGGTCAGGGAGAGGACAACAGAGTGTGCTCAGTTTTCTGACGCATGTTGCCagtgtaaaaatgtttcaacacagATAAATGTGCTTGTGTCCTCAAATATTATCAAAGATTTGTTTTCAGATGTATCCAgttaagtacatttttgttacttgatagtagtagtagtttgtgTTTCTTGAAGATAATGTATGTAATTGTTGTCTTGGTTTGAAGATATGTTCAGTGACAGTTTTTTAGAAgggcaaacaaataaacaagtgGCCACTGATGACCTTCATGTGTTTATTGACTCTCTCAGTCATGGTGATGAAATAAGTCACATGGTTAGAACTTTATGTTTCACTCACTGTCCTggttccctctgtctgtctctgcttccCATTAGGTGCTCCTGTTCTGCATTACTGCGTCTCTCTACATGTTCTTCTTCAGGTCAGAGCAGCACAGATTGCTGTGGTGAAATGTGCAACACTGAtcagtttattattatgaaaCGAGAGCTGATGTTTCAAGTTAAAATGTATGTTTCATACTGCAGGAATAAAGATGGTCTGAAAGGCTTTGCATTCTCTGCATTAAAGTAAGCCCCACTTCCCATTGACgtctgtatttatatagttGATGGTGTTGTTGCAAAACTTATAGAAGTGGTATGCGTTTTCTGTAACAGGTTCATCATTGGAAAGGAAGAGCTTCCATCTCACTCTGTCGTGGCAGAGCACACTCACACAAGGCCCCATGAGATGACAGCTGCTGTAGAAACTGATGATGCACAGGCGCCTGCAGAAAGGCCAAAGCCCAGGAGGAAAACTCTGATAGCCTACACCAGGGAACTGCTAGAATCAATGTGAggacatagacacaaaaaaatcatgGACTTGTACAGGGTGCACAGTAtttactctttaaaaaaatgttttttctttaataattCAGATGCAAACATGGTCCAAGACACAGATGTTGTAAACATTATCAGGACAACTGCATTTCCTACTGTGTAAAAGTAAGACATGTTTTTTACACAAGAGATTACACTTTGTGTAGATGGATTTATAATGCTCAAATTCTACATTATTAtatgaaaataatgtaatataattatataagatttttgtcttttttctgtctAGGGTTTTGTCAGGATGTTCAGTGTTGGGTACTTGATTCAGTGTTGTCTTAAAGTGCCCTCAGCATTCAGGCAGATGTTCTCTAAACCCTCGCGGCTCCCCTCTGTCTTCTACAACAAAGAGAACTTCCAGCTAGGGGCCTTTCTAGGTTCTTTTGTCAGTATCTACAAGGTGTGTTTTATACTAACTGTTTTTTTCCTATagcaacattacattttttaaaaatcttttactatttttttttcgTACTGGCTTCAGTTCTTGATTTAGGGTGCAAAAATATTTGCAAACAATTGTGTCAAAATATCAGAATATATAATCCCTACAATGTGTATTCTGTTACCCACCTTCTTAAAGACATATTTGATTTGAAAtcttttttctcatattttcacAGCCATTCCCCATTTCTTTcctatttttgtatgtgttgtgatgtcatgtgaGTATTATAtggtttatttttctgtcattcaggGAACAAGCTGCTTGCTGCGCTGGATGCGTGATATTGACGATGAGCTCCATGCACTGGTAGCTGGTAAGACAAGATAGTgtaaactgtcaaataaagtcATCTGATTGTGTCACGTGTCAGCTGCTAGACAATggtctcttttcctttctcctctgtctATCAAGGCTTTCTGGCTGGAACCTCAATGTTCTTCTACAAAAGCACGTCGATATCCATGTATCTCTTCTCAAAGCTGGTGGAGGTAAAAGAAAAATCCATGTAttcatatatacagtagattCATATATAGGATCACAGAAACAAGTGCTACTGATTGGAGTAAacacaaaagtaaataaaaaaaaaatcaacccaAGTGATAAATAACCAACCAGTAGCCATTGTACATCTGTGTACAAATGCAGCAGGTCCGTTAAATTTCTCCCTGATTTTTAACTTTTGTATTGATACAAGACATTGTTTCCTGATCA from Scomber japonicus isolate fScoJap1 chromosome 13, fScoJap1.pri, whole genome shotgun sequence includes:
- the tmem135 gene encoding transmembrane protein 135; the protein is MAALSKIPHSCYEIGHTWSPSCVQSAVDVTRGALEVSFKIYAPLYLIAAILRRRKKDYYIKRLLPEILQSTSFLTANGGLYIVFFCILRKLLGGFYSWSAGFGSALPASYIAILVERKSRRGLLTIYMTNLATETLFRMAVTRGLIKPIKHGEVLLFCITASLYMFFFRNKDGLKGFAFSALKFIIGKEELPSHSVVAEHTHTRPHEMTAAVETDDAQAPAERPKPRRKTLIAYTRELLESICKHGPRHRCCKHYQDNCISYCVKGFVRMFSVGYLIQCCLKVPSAFRQMFSKPSRLPSVFYNKENFQLGAFLGSFVSIYKGTSCLLRWMRDIDDELHALVAGFLAGTSMFFYKSTSISMYLFSKLVETMYFKGIEAGRFPYFPHADTVIYAISTAICFQAAVMEVQNLRPSYWKFLLRLTKGRFAVMNRQVLDMFGTQASRDFKGFVPKLDPRYVTVPSQTVLPPGADIQLG